One window of the Geotrypetes seraphini chromosome 19, aGeoSer1.1, whole genome shotgun sequence genome contains the following:
- the MRPL23 gene encoding 39S ribosomal protein L23, mitochondrial: MAKNMMYPLYQLGNPQLRIFRTDFFLTLVRPGVPQPEDIVQFRIPMKMTKFDVQNYLQKIYNVPVAAVRTRIQYGKNNKRDYKNQRIKVPDYKVAYVQLAHGQTFQFPDLFLEKGKTLEPGSFEDIQNKFMEDERQRQKEDPWRAGVSNWFGL; encoded by the exons ATGGCGAAAAATATGAT GTATCCACTGTATCAGCTGGGAAACCCCCAACTTCGTATCTTCAGAACAGACTTCTTCTTGACACTGGTGAGACCAGGAGTGCCACAGCCTGAGGATATAGTTCAATTCCGTATCCCAATGAA AATGACAAAGTTTGACGTGCAGAATTACCTGCAGAAGATCTACAATGTCCCTGTGGCAGCAGTGAGAACGCGGATACAGTACG GTAAGAACAACAAGAGGGACTACAAGAATCAGCGGATAAAAGTTCCTGATTACAAAGTGGCTTATGTGCAACTG GCTCATGGGCAAACCTTCCAGTTCCCGGATTTGTTCCTGGAGAAAGGAAAGACCTTGGAACCCGGCTCATTTGAGGATATCCAGAACAAGTTCATGGAAGATGAGAGACAGAGGCAGAAGGAGGACCCCTGGCGAGCAGGGGTCTCGAACTGGTTTGGGCTGTGA